A genomic stretch from Hymenobacter psoromatis includes:
- a CDS encoding antibiotic biosynthesis monooxygenase, with product MNTVKKALLVRLEVKPGHEQTVANFLRGALPIVQAEPATFTWYALQLGPSTFGIFDTFPDEEGRKAHLAGQVAAALGTHADLWASPPAIEMVDVLANK from the coding sequence ATGAATACGGTTAAAAAAGCGCTACTGGTGCGCCTCGAAGTGAAGCCCGGCCACGAGCAAACCGTTGCGAATTTTCTGCGTGGTGCCCTGCCCATTGTGCAGGCCGAGCCCGCCACCTTCACCTGGTACGCCTTGCAGCTGGGGCCATCCACCTTCGGCATTTTTGATACCTTCCCCGATGAAGAGGGCCGAAAAGCCCACTTGGCGGGCCAGGTAGCCGCGGCCCTGGGCACCCACGCCGACCTATGGGCCAGCCCCCCCGCCATCGAGATGGTAGATGTATTGGCCAATAAATAG
- a CDS encoding ABC transporter permease encodes MGIAVMIVSFSILHGFREQIQNKIFSFGAHVQLSRYDTNNSLEVAPISEPQLRRALARYPQVASVQSFARKTAIIKTPDEVLGVVLKGVSERHGPSSMRQNMVAGKFITFADSAASNDIVISQKIADKLRLKVGSKALFYFIQQPPRVRPFRVSGIYQTGLDEFDEVYVLGDLRQIQELNAWPDSLVGGLEVRLRDFARLDATFDQFYEQLPYEVRIEKITDQYAQLFDWLNLLNRNVIIFLILIIFVATFNMVATIFIMILERTKMIGILKAVGATDNQIREMFFFRGLSITLKGLVIGNVIALGFCALQYYFRVIPLDPENYYMDRVPIAWDPTVMVLLNVATLTASILSVLIPTYLIARIKPMVAIRFD; translated from the coding sequence CTGGGCATTGCCGTGATGATAGTGTCGTTCTCCATTCTGCACGGGTTTCGCGAGCAGATTCAGAACAAGATTTTCTCGTTTGGTGCCCACGTGCAGCTCTCGCGCTACGACACCAACAACTCGCTCGAAGTAGCACCCATCTCCGAGCCCCAGCTGCGGCGCGCGCTGGCCCGCTACCCCCAGGTGGCCTCCGTGCAGTCCTTCGCCCGCAAAACGGCCATCATTAAAACGCCTGACGAAGTGCTGGGCGTGGTGCTCAAGGGCGTGAGCGAGCGCCACGGCCCCAGCTCGATGCGCCAGAATATGGTGGCCGGCAAGTTCATCACCTTCGCCGATTCGGCAGCCAGCAACGACATCGTTATTTCGCAGAAAATAGCCGATAAGCTGCGCCTCAAAGTGGGTAGCAAGGCGCTGTTCTACTTCATTCAGCAGCCGCCGCGGGTGCGTCCGTTCCGGGTGTCGGGCATTTACCAAACCGGTCTAGACGAGTTCGATGAGGTGTACGTGCTCGGCGATTTGCGCCAGATTCAGGAGCTCAATGCCTGGCCCGACTCGTTGGTGGGCGGCCTTGAAGTGCGCCTGCGCGACTTTGCGCGGCTCGATGCCACCTTCGACCAATTCTACGAGCAACTGCCCTACGAGGTGCGCATCGAGAAAATAACCGACCAATACGCCCAGCTCTTCGACTGGCTCAACCTGCTGAACCGAAACGTAATTATCTTTTTGATACTCATTATTTTCGTCGCCACCTTTAATATGGTCGCCACCATTTTCATCATGATTCTGGAGCGCACCAAGATGATTGGCATCCTGAAGGCCGTGGGCGCCACCGACAACCAAATTCGGGAAATGTTCTTCTTTCGCGGGCTATCCATTACCCTCAAAGGGCTCGTCATTGGTAATGTTATCGCGCTGGGATTCTGCGCGTTGCAGTATTATTTCCGTGTCATCCCGCTCGACCCCGAGAACTACTACATGGACCGCGTGCCCATTGCCTGGGACCCCACCGTGATGGTGCTGCTCAACGTGGCTACGCTCACCGCGTCCATCCTTTCGGTACTCATTCCTACCTACCTGATTGCGCGCATCAAGCCGATGGTCGCCATTCGGTTCGACTAA